Part of the Crossiella cryophila genome, GGCTCCCGCAGGTCGTGCTTTGCCAGGTCGACCCGGAAGTCCATGGTGGAGGCGGTGTCGGCGATGAAGTCGAGCACCTCGTCGGAGATGTCCGCGACCGCCAGCCGGGACACCAGCGAGACACCCAGCGCCTGCTCGACCACCGCGATCGCGATGGAGATCTGGTCGTCGTCACCGACCAGCAGCACTGAGGACCCGGGCAGCACTCCCGCCCTGATCAGCGCCAGCACCCGGCGCACCTTGGTCTCGGCGGTGCAGTGCGACTGGTCCAGCGCCAGATCCGCCCCCGGCCCGGCCGCGGAGATCCGCCGCAACTGCTCGACGGCCTCCTGCAACGCCCGCGGGATCGGGATCTCCAGCCCGCCGCAGCGCGAGCAGTCGGTGTCCAGGTCCAGCCCGAGCCCGAGGTGCGCGATCAGCTCCAGCCCGTCCTCGGTCAGCCGGGACGGCCGCTGCTCGCCCAGCAACCCGTGCCGCCGCAGCTCATTGCCCACCGCGGCCACGATCGGCACCGGCAACCCGGTATGCCTGCTCACATCCCTGGTGGAGGCGGGTCCGATCTGCCGGAACGCGCGGACCACGGCCCGCACCCCGGCGGGCCCTTCCTGAAGCCGGACCGCCTCGGCGATCTCGGCCAGCACCTCGTTGCCGTGCGTGCTCACAATGGGTCGCCACCCGCGCTGATCTGCATGATTGGCCGAGTATAACTAGGCCATCAGCGTGGGTTGCGGCACAGCTCCAGCACCGAGTCCTCGCCCTTGGCACACGGCAGGTAGCTGGCCGCGCGCAGCTTCTCCCGAGCCGAATCCGAGCCGAGGTGCCGGAGCAGGTGGCCGAGGATGGAGGAGCTGGCCGGGGTGCCGTTGGTGTAGAGGTACTCCACCGTCCAGAACGGGTAGCTGGTGTCCTGCTTCGGGTCGATGTGCTCGTAGATCGGCTCCTTGCCGCCCAGCCGGACCCGGACCAGCTTCGGGTACTTCGCCCGGTCCGCGGCGGTCTGGGCCTCGGCGTAGCCGATCGCGCCGTCCACCGCGTTCACCCGGTCCAGCAGTTCGCTGGTGCGGGCGCGTTCGCAGCGGGTCCAGGGCACGCCGGGGTTGCGGTCGTTGGTCTCGCAGAACTGGGAGGTCAGGCTGGGGGAGAGGCGGTCCTCGGGGAAGCCCAGCACGTACTTCTCGAAGGTGGTGCGGCTGCCGGAGGAGCCGGTGCGGCTGACGATCCGGATCGGCAGGCTGACCCCGGCCCTGACCTGGCCCCAGTTGGTGAACTCGCCGGAGTAGATCTTGCGCAGCTGGTCCAGGGTCAGGTCGGTGATGCCCTGTTTGGACACCTCCTCGTTGACCACCACGCTGAACACGATGGCGGCCAGCGGTTTCGGCTTCAGCTCGGGCGCCACGTCCCCGGCGTGCCCGTCGGAGATGGTGGCCAGCCGCTCGGTCGGCCCGGCCGCCTGGAGCTGTTGCAGGCCCTCCAGGCTGCTGTTGGGCTCCAACTTGATCTCGGTGCCGGCGCAGTCGGCCAGGTGGCCCTTGGTGATCTCCTCGGCGATCGGCGCGAACGCGGTGGACCCGATCACCCGGACCTGCCCGTCGCCCCCGCAGTCCTCCGGCGCCGTCCTGGTGGAGACGATCAGCACCACCAGCACCATCGGCGTCAGCGCGCCCGCCACCCAGCGCAACACCCGCTGCCGGGTCACCCGCCGCTGCGCCGCCTCGTCCTGGATCAGCCCGCCGTGCAACTGCCCCCGGCTCTGCCGCACGCCCTTCTCGGTGCCGGAGAGCAGCACCGCGAACTTGAACCGCTCCCGCCGGTTCAGGTGCACCTTGGGCAGGGTGACCTCGTTGCCGGCGTGCTCCAGCTCGGTGCTGAACCGCTCCTTGATGTCATCGGATGCCTCGGAGACCTTGACCGCCACCACCTCGCGCGCGCCGAAGGTGAAGCGCAACCGGTTGACGTACTCCGGCTCGGCCACATCGGTGCTGCCGGAGTTGCGGATGGCCAGGATCACCATGCTCGGCTGATCCACCTTGCGCCCGAGGAAGAAGTGCTCCAGCTCGCCGAACTCCCCCGGCAGGCTCAGGTTCAGCCCGGAGTCGAACACCACCCGCCAGGCCAGCCGGTTCCGCTCGAACAGGTACCGGTCCACCACCAGCCAGACCACCACCACGGTCAACCCGGCGACCAGCACCCACAACCCGGTCTCACTGGTGAGCGCGCCACCCAGCAGATCCAGCATCCCCAACACGGTGCCGAAGAATCCGGCCATGCCCGCCCCCTCGGCAGCTCGGCTGGCCAACGGTGGCAGGCGCGCGGGGGGTGGGGGACGGGGGTTACGGAAGCGGGATGGCTTCGCTACGTGGGTGGCCGGGGGTTGAACGCCGGTGAAACTCAGCGCGCGATGGCGGCGGCGTCCCGGTCCGGCTGGATCAGCAGCCAGGCCGCCACCCCGCCGAGCACCGCGCAGCCGCCGAAGAGCTGGAACGCCTGGCTGAACCCGGCCGCGGGCGATTCCGCCGCGCCCACCAGCACGCCGGTCAGCCAGGGCCCGAGCAGGCCGGCGAGGCTGTAGACGGCGACCAGGAAGCCGACTGTGCTGGCCTGTTGGCCTGCCGGGGCGATGTGTGAGACGGCCGCGGTGGCCAGTGGGAAGACGGCCACCCCGATGCCGTAGCCGAGGACCACCACGGTGAGGGCGAGATATCTGTTGTCCAGCAACGGGACCAGCATCAGCAGGCCGCCGCCGACGAGCAGGCCGACGGCGCTGAAGATGCCGCGGGTGAGGCGGCTGGAGGCGCCGCGGCTGAGCAGGCGGTCGCTGATCGCGGAGATGCCGACCATGACGATGATCGAGGAGATGCTGGGCAGGCCGAACATCACGCCCGCCTGGACGCGGCTGAAGCCGAGTGCCTTCTCCAGGTAGGAGGGCAGCCAGGTGAGCAGCATGGAGACCAGGGCGTACATCGGGAAGGCGGCCAGCACGCAGCCGATGAAGGTGCGGGAGAGGCCGATCCGGCGGAACGGCACCACCTTCCGCCTGCCCTCCACCCGCAGCGGTCCGTCCCCGCCGACGAAGAACCAGGCCACTGACCAGACCACGCCCAGCAGGATCAGCGTCACGAACGCCGCCCGCCAGCCGTAGCCGACGATGATGAAGGTCAGCACCGGCGCCACCGCGATCTTGGCGATCGAGGACCCGGCAGTGATCCACGCCCCGGGCAGCGCCCGCTTCTCCTTGGGGAACCAGGTGAACGCGCTCGCCGCGGCCATCGCGGTGGCCGGGCCCTCGGCCGCGCCCAGGGCGATCCGGCTGATCAGCAGCGAGGTACCGGTGGCCGAGAGCAGCACCGGCAGCTGGGTCAGCGACCAGGCGATGGCCAGCCCGATCAGCACCCACTGCGCCCGCACCCGGTCGGCCAGGAACCCGACCAGCACCCCGGTCACGCTGAACAGGAGGAAGAACGAGCTGCCGATGAAGCCCAGCTCGGCTGGGGAGATCCGCAGCTCCGCCATCAACGGCTCGGCCGCCAGGCCCAGGATGGACTTGTCCGCCCAGTTGATGACGATGAAGATCACCAGCATCCCGGTGACCGTCCACGCCCGCACCGGATCCGGCGCGACCACCCCTGCCCGATCCGTCACCGTCATGACGTTGATCACACCCGCTGGACCCGGGGGCGACAAGCACCCGAACGGGCCGAGCGCGGCAACTTCCGGACAGGTCCGGGGCGGTTCAGACCCTGGCGATGGCGGCCGCGACCACCGGCGCCATCCGGTTCAGTTCTTTGTGCACCGCCTGCTCCGACCGGCTGCGCAGCGCCGTGGCGACCGCGATGTCCCCCTTGGCCGTCAGCAGCAGGCAGGAACCGAAGCCCTGTTCCTCCTGCCACCCGCACGCCGCGTGCTGCGCGTCCACACCGGGCAGCGCGGGCAACCGCACTTCCCCGGTGATGGTGAAGGTCAGCTGGGAGTCCCGATAGGCGCCGCAGCCGAGCTGCTGCTTCGCCTGGGCGATGGCCTCGGCCGCCCGGCCGTCGCGGTGGTGCACGACGAACTGTTCCAGCACGATGATCTTTGACTCGGGATCGGTCGCCTGCCACTCGACCCTGGCGATGTGGTCGATGCGCTGGTCTGCCTGGGTGCGATCACAGGAGTGGACCAGGGCGTTCTTGCGGTTCTCCGACTCGATGAACGGCTGGAAAACGACGTCTTCCCGGTAGCCGGCCTTCGCCATATCCGCTGCGGTGGGCACCGCGCGGGCCAGCCGGAGTATCGGGGACTCGGCGAGGCCGGTGGGCGCCGGGGCCGGTGGTGGGGTGGTGCAGGCGGTGCCGGATAGGACGGCGGCGAGCAGCACGAAGACGAGCGCGTGAGTACGACGCATGTGGAAGTTCCCCCCTGGAACGTGAAGCACGAACGGTAAGCGGTGGGGCTGACCAGGGGCAAGAGGTCTACCCGGGTGGGTGGCTGGGCGGCCTGCCTGACGGTCGGGGACGCCCTGGGCATGGCGCACAGTGATCGGTTGGGTACGGAGCACTATCTTTCGGGGACTCTTGGCGACTTCCGAGGAGATTCATGACCGCCGCCGTACCCCGGACGCTGCCCGTTGGCGCCGCGTTCGATCGCATGCCCTTCACCCGGCGGCACTGGTTGATCGGGTTGGCCCTGTTCACCGCGTTCGTGATCGACTCGTGGGAGCTGGTCGCGCTGGTCTACGTGCAGGCGGATCTGGCCGCCTCGCTGGGGATCGACGCGGCGACGGTGGGGCTGGTGTTGTCGGCGTTGTCCTTCGGGATGATCCCGGGAGCCCTGTTGTGGGGGCCGGTGGCGGACCGGATCGGGCGGCGGCCGGCGTGCTTCTGGTCGATGGTGGCCTACAGCGTGCTGGCCATCGCCTCGGCGTTCGCGCCGGACGCCACCGTGCTGATCGCGCTGCGGGTGGTCTCCGGGTTCGCGCTGGCCGGGGTGTACACGATCACGTTCCCGTACTTCCTCGAACTGGTGCCGACCCGGGTTCGCGGGCGGGCCGCGGTGTACCTGTCCATGGGGTGGCCGATCGGGCTGCTCTGCGCGATCGGGGCCTCCAGTGTGATCAGGGACTGGAGCTGGCAGATCATGCTCGCCGGGGCGGCGGCCGGTGGCTGGGCGTTCGTGCTGCGGGCGGTGGTGCCGGAGTCGCCGTACTGGCTGGTCGCCAAGGGCCGCCAGGAGGAGGCGCGGGTGGTGTTGCGCGGGCTGGCCAGTCCGGACGCCGAGGCCACGCTCACCGGCAGCGGTGGGCGGATCGGCAACCCGCTGGAGCTGTTCCGGGGTGGGCTGGCCCGGATCGCGATCCCGGCGCTGCTGGTCAACTTCGTCTTCAGCTGGGGTTACTGGGGGCTGCAGAACTGGCTGCCGACGCTGCTGGCCCAGCAGGGGCTGACCCTGGACGCCTCGCTGGCCTTCGCCGCGCTGAGCGCACTGATGATGATCCCCGGCTACCTCAGCGCCTCGGTGCTGACCGCGCGGTTCGGCCGGAAGAAGGTCTTCCTGCTGTACGTGCTGGCCGCCTGTGCGGGCGGGTTCCTGTTCGGCACGGCCGACTCGCTGACCCAGCTCTACCTCGGCAACTTCACCCTGGCCTTCTTCAGCCTGGGCGCCTGGGGCGTGTGGAACACCTGGAACGGCGAGTTCTACCCGACCGCCAGCCGGGGCACCGGGGCCGCCTACTCGGTGGCCATGCAGCTCATCGCGAGCACCGCCGCGCCGGCCGCGATCGGGCTGCTACTGGGTCAGGCCAGCGGTTTCGCTGTGATCATGCTCGTCATCAACGCCTTCCTGGTGGCCACCGTGCTGCTCGCGCTGCCGCTGCCGGAGACCGAGGGACGCACCCTCACCTGAGCCGATTCTCTAGGGAATTCCTTGAACCAGGGGTGTCAATCGGACAGATTTCCCCCACGGAGCCCCAGATGTGTTTACAGTGACAACCGTAGGCCGGGCGGGATCGTCGTGGGCGGGCCTAACCCCCAGGGGTCTGGCCCACGGCCATCGACCACCGGCCTACGCTATTTCCGGCCAACGGCCCGGTTGTGTGACTCAGGTCACGCGGCCGGGCCGTTCGTCGTTGGCGCCCCTGAGTGCGCTGAACCGATCCGACGGCACCCCCGTTAACCGGGACAAACCCACTCTCGGGGGTGCCCCGTGCGAGAAACCGCCCACCGTCGCACACGACTCCTGCTGCTCGGCCTGCTCGGCGTGCTCACCGCCACCGGCGGCGCGGTGCTGTTCGACCGGCCTGCCGAACCAGCTCCGCCGCTGATCGCCAGCCCGATCCTGGTCGTGCCGGTCCGGCTGACCCAGGCCCCGGAGCCGGTCTACGCCGTCCCGCCCGAACCGCCGCCGGTGGTCAACTCGGCCACCCGGGTGCCCAGGCCGGTGGCCCGCCCGGCCAGGCCCACGCCGGTCCGCCCCAGCCCGCCGCCCGCGCCACCGCCGCCACCACCCGCCGCACCGCCCTCGGCCCAGCCGCCGCCGCCCGTCTTCGACCTGTGCGACTACTTCCGGTACTGGCTGCCCAGGCTGTGCCGGGGCCGTTGAGCCGGGGCTACGCAGATCTGCGTAGCCGGGTTCACCGCCTCAACGGACGACCGGGAGGCCGCGCCCGCCGAGCATGGTCGCTGACCACACCAGGCGGGCGAGGGAGCACCGATGACCACCCAGGAAGCGATCAGGCCGAGGAACACGCCGGTGCGTGGCGCCGGGCGGGAGAAGCTGCTGCCGCGGCGGACCCGCAAGGCCGTGCTGGTGGCGCACCTGGTCGGCGCGGGCGGCTGGATCGGCCTCGACGTGGTGCTCGCGGTGCTGGTGTTCACCGCGGCGGGCACCTCGGAGGTCGCCCTGGCCGCGCTCTGCTACCAGGCGCTGGAGCTGCTGGTCTGGCCGATGCTGAGCCTGGCGGTGCTGTGCCTGGTCAGCGGCGTGGTGCTGGGGCTGGGCAGCAAGTACGGGCTGGTCCGGTACTGGTGGGTGACGGTGAAGCTGGTGCTCAACCTCGCGCTGCTGGCGCTGGTGGCCTTCGCGCTGCGGTCCGGGGTCACCGAGGCCGCCGAGTACGGCCGCCAGCTGGCCGCGGGCCAGGTCGGACCGCGGGGGCCGGGGGATCTGATCTACCCGCCGATCGTGTCCACCACCGCGCTGCTGTTCGCCACGGTGATCTCGGTGTACAAGCCGTGGGGCAGGCTGCGGAAGAGGTGAGCCGGAGAGGGGAGGGCCGCGTTGGCAGACGCGGCCCTCCGTGGCTTCACCGGCCCTGCAGGGACTTCACGTTGTTGCCGAAGGTCCAGTTCTTCGAGCCGTCCCAGTTGATCGACCAGGTCATCAGGCCCTTCAACCGGTTGGTGTAGGTGCGCCAGGCCTGGCCGACCAGCGCGGTGGACATGTACCCGCCGCCCGCGCCCGGCTGGGCCGGCAGACCGGGCACCTGCTTGTCGTAGGGCACCCGGATGGTGGTGCCCTGGATGACCAGGCCCTTGTCCAGGCAGTCGGTCTGCTTGGTGAAGCCCAGCACCGTGCCCGCCTGGTAGGAATCGCCGGCGCAGCCGTACATGCTGCCGTTGTAGTACTGCATGTTCAGCCACCACAGCCTGCCGTTGTCCGCGTACTTCTTCACGATCGGCAGGTAGGCGCCCCAGATCGAGCCGTAGGCCACGCTGCCGCCGGTGACGTAGGCGGTCTCCGGGGCCATGGTGAGGCCGAAGTTCGACGGCATCGCGGCCAGCACGCCGTCGATGATCCGGATCAGGTTGGCCTGCGAGGTGGAGGGCTGGTTGATGTTGCCGCTGCCCACCAGGCCGGTCTCGATGTCGATGTCGATGCCGTCGAAGTTGTACTTCTTCAGGATCGGCACCACGGTCGCGACGAACTTGTCGGCCACCGCGCGGGAGCTGAGATCGATGCCGGCGGTCGCGCCGCCGATGGACATCAGGATGGTCAGCCCGGCCGCCTTGGCCGCGCACATCTCCGCCGGGGTGGCGACCTTGACGGTCGCGTCCATCCCGTCCTCCCACAGCACGGTGCCGTCCGAGCGGATCACCGGGAAGGCCGCGTTGATCACGTTGTAGCCGTGCTCCCTGATCCGCGGATCGGTGATCGGCGTCCAGCCGAACGGCGGGTGCACGCCGTTGACCGCACCGTCCCAGTTCTCCCAGTACCCGTGCAGGACCTTGCCCGCGGGCTTGGACTTCACCGCGCAGGTCTCCGCCTGTGCGCTCGCGGGGGCCGCGCTCACCGGCGCGGCGAGCACCGAAGCGGCGCACAGCACCGCGGTCGCCAGTCCCAGCAGTCGTGACATGCCACCCATAACCAACCCCTCATCCCGCGGCTGGCCCCGGCGGCAAGGACACTCCGCGCACGATCTACCCATCGCGCCTGGTGCGCCCCTCCATTCGACCAAACCTCGGTGGACTAGACCACCTACTTCCGGGGGCGAACCTGGCGTGCTCGCGGGCGCCCCGATCCCCGGGTGGTTCAGCCGGGTTGCCCGCGCCGGGCAACCGAGTTGCCCGGGTTGCCGGTTCATGTGACGCCTCGGGCAACCGGAATACGTTGCGGTGCATGGAAATCAGGACGGCGGAACCTCTCGGTGGCACCCGCCGGTGGTGGACCTTGCCGGTGGTGAGCGCGGCCCAGCTGCTGGTGGTGCTGGACGGGACGATCGTGAACATCGCGCTGCCCTCGGCGCAGCAGGCACTCGGGATGTCCGATGGCAGCAGGCATTGGGCGATCACCGCCTACGCGCTGGCCTTCGGCGGGTTGCTGTTGGTCGGCGGCCGGATCAGCGGCGCGCTCGGCCACCGGCGGGCCTTCGCACTCGGGCTGACCGGGTTCGCGGCGGCCTCCGCGCTGGGTGGGATGGCCGAGGTGCCGGGCACGTTGTTCGCGGCGCGGGCCTTGCAAGGGGTGTTCGCGGCACTGCTGGCGCCCGCGGGACTGGCGTTGCTGGCCGAGACCTTCACCGAGGGCCGGGAGCGCGGGCGGGCCTTCGGGGTGTTCGCGGCGGTGGGCGCGGCCGGGTCGGCGGTCGGGCTGATCGCGGGCGGCCTGCTGACCGAGTACGCGAGCTGGCGCTGGTGCCTCTACATCAACATCCCGGTCGCGCTGCTGGCCCTGCTGGGCACGGTGTTCGTGCCGCGAAGCCTGCCGGTGCGCGGCGGTCGGCTGGACCTGACCACCGCGCTGCTGGGCACCGGCGGGTTCACCGGGGTGGTCTACGGCTGCGCGGAGGCAGAGTCCCGGGGCTGGGGATCGCCGGTGGTGCTCGGGTTGCTGGCCGGTGGGGTGGTCCTGCTGGTGGCGTTCGTGTTGGCACAGCGGCGATTGCTCTGGCACCGGGAGCGTGGCGGCGCGTTCCTGGCGATCACCCTGATGTTCCTGGGGATGTTCGGGTTCTTCCTGTTCATGACCTACTACACGCAGACCGTGCTGGGGTACTCGCCGGTGCGGGCCGGGCTGACGCTGATCGTCAACGCGCTGGCCGCGCTGGCCGGGTCCACCTTCATCGCCGGGCGGCTGCACGGGCGGGTCCGGCCCGCGCTGCTGATCCAGGGCGGACTGCTGGCCGCGGCGGCCGGGATGTTCGTGCTGACCCGGCTCACCCCGGACAGCACCGACATCCTGCCGCTGTACCTGGTGCCCGCCATGGTGCTCACCGGTCTCGGCCTTGGCTGCGTGCTGCCGCCGACCGCGATGCTGGCCACCGCGGGTGCGGCGCCCGCCGACCTCGGCGCCGCCTCGGCCACCTACCACGCCGGTCAGCAGCTCGGCGCGGCCCTGGGCACCGCGCTGCTCAACACCCTCGGCATCAGCGCGGGCGCGCTCACCGCCTGCCTCGGCGTGCTGCTGCTCGCCGCGCTGCTGCACCTGTTCGTCAACCTGGAAGGACGACCCGCATGAACCACATCCCGGTCATCGACCTCGCGGCGCGGCACACCGCGGCCGGAAAAGCCTTGCTGGCCAAGGAGATCGGCGCGGCCTGCGCGACCTCGGGGTTCTACGTCATCGTCGGCCACGACGTGCCGAAGGAGCTGATCGACCGCATGATCGCGGTGACCAACGCCTTCTTCCGCCTGCCGGAGAGGGAAAAGGACCTGCCGTCCTTCCGGTCCGCCGGCGGCACCACCGCGCGCAGCATGGACCTGGAGAGCCCACCGGACCTGTGCGAGTCCTTCACCGCGCACGTCACCGGCGAGCTGCCCGAGTCCGAACGGGAACAGCTCGGCGACTACCGGGCGAGCTGGAAGCAGGCCAACACCTGGCCGCGTGATCCCAGTGACTTCAAGGAAACCTGGCATGAGTACCTGACCGCGCTGTCCGGACTGGCCGCCGAGTTGCTGCGATTGTCCGCGCTGGCACTGGGATTCGAGGAGGGGCACTTCGACGAGCGCTTCGACCGGCACGTCTCCGCGCTGGTGGCCAACTACTACTACCCGCAGCTCACCCCGCCGCTGCCCGGTCAGCTCCGGCGCGGCGCGCACACCGACTTCGGCTGCCTGACCGTGTTGTACCAGGAGGACGACCTCGGCGGTCTCCAGGTGTGGCAAGGGCAACAGTGGGTGGACGTGCGGGCGATCCCGGGCAGCTTCGTGGTCAACATCGGCGACCTGATGGCGTTGTGGACCGGCGGCGCGTGGCGGTCCACCCTGCACCGGGTGGTGAACCCGTTGCAGGGCAACACATCCTCCCGGCTCTCCGTCCCGTTCTTCTACCAGCCCAACCACGACGCGCCCGCGGAGAACGGCACCGCCGGACAGTGGATCACCCAGAAGATGGAGAAGCTGTTCCTGGGTGTGAATCTTGTGGCTGCGAGTACAGGGACTTCCGGGCACATTCCGGCAACCTTCGACTCGAATCCGGCCTGATCCGGTGGCCTGACCCGGCTGAGTCAGCACTATTCGGGGCACACCCACCCCCTCCCCTGGCGGATCCGCTCGTGCGGCGGACGCCTGCTTCCACCCTCCACAATGGACGGTGCTGCGGAGGCGGATGACCTGAGAGGCTGACGATGTCCGGCTGGTTGAGACGACTGTTCCCGCTGATGCTGGCGCTGATCGCGGTGGCGGCAGGGCTGCCAGCCACCGCGGCCGAACCGCTGGTCGCACGCACCGAGGCTGGGCTGGTGCGGGGACTGGCCGGCGGCCAGGTGCGGGAGTACCAGGGGATTCCGTTCGCCGAGCCGCCCGTTGGCGAGCTGCGCTGGGCCGCACCCCGCCCGGTCCGATCCTGGCGCGGGGTGCGGCCGGCCGTTGCGCCCGGTCCGCGGTGCGCGCAGACCGCCAGCGGGGAGGGCCCGGCCACCGCGGCCGAGGACTGCCTCTACCTCAACGTCACCGCCCCGGCCGGGCAGATCGGCCGCAAGCCGGTGCTGGTGTGGGTGCACGGCGGCGGGTTCATCTGGGGCGCGGGTTCCTCCTACCACGCGCAACGGCTGGCCGCGCAGGGCGATGTGGTGGTGGTGACGGTCAACTACCGGTTGGGCGCCTTCGGTTTCCTGGCCCACCCCGAACTCGGCGCCGCCGGTGGCGCGTTCGGCCTGCAGGACCAGGTGGCCGCGCTGCAGTGGGTGCGGCGCAACATCGGTGGCTTCGGCGGCGACCCCGGCAACGTGACCCTGCTCGGCGAGTCCGCGGGCGCGTTCAGCATCTGCGCGCTGCTCACCGTGCCCGCCACCAAACCGCTGATCGACCGGGCCATCGTGCAGAGCGGCTCCTGCTCGGTGCACCTGCCGCGCAACGGCACCTTCCCCGGCTCCGGCGAGTACCGGCTGCTCGTGCCCAGGGCCCAGCTCGAAGCACTGGGTGTGGACGCGGCGAGCACGCTGAACTGCCCTGATCTGGCCTGCCTGCGCCGGGTGGACGCGCAGCGGTGGCTGGACACCGGGCTGATCAACCACTTCTCCCAGGCCGGGTTCCACACCGATCTGCTGCCGGAGGACCCGGCCGCGGTGCTGCACGCCGGCCGCGCGCACCAGGTGCCGATGATCATGGGCTTCACCAGGGACGAGCTGCGGCTGCACACCGGCAGCGCGCTGGTCGGCGGGGCCAGCTACGACTACGAGCACCTGATGCGGGACAGCTTCGGGCCGCGGGCCAAGGAGATCGGCGCGGCCTACCCGCTGACCGGCTCGGACAAGTACACCTCGGCGCTGGCCTGGTCCGCGGTGAGCACCGACGCCGGCTGGGCCTGCCCGACGCTGGCCGACGCGCAGGCGTTCAACCGCGGCCAGGCCCCGGTCTACACCTACGTCTTCGCCGACCGGGACGCGCCCAACCTCGGCTACCAGGCGCCAGCGGACTTCCCGCTCGGCGCGTACCACGGCTCCGAACTCCAGTACCTGTTCTGGGACGCCCCGGCGGAGCCGGGCAGGCTCGGCCTGGCAGGCGACCTGATCCGGCACTGGGCGCAGTTCGCCCGGCACGGCGATCCCAACCTGGCCGGTGCGCCGGGCTGGCCGCGCTTCGACGGCGTCAACGCGCAGTCCTTCAGCCCGAGGGACACCGGATCGGTCAACGCGGGCGCCCAGCACCACTGCCGCCTCTGGACCGCGCGCTGACCACGTCCGTGCCCGGGAGCGCACACCGGGCACGGACGGGGGCTCACTGCTCCCAGCGGCGCAGCACCAGCACGGCGTTGTGCCCGCCGAAGCCGAAGGAGTTGTTCATCGCGATCCGGATGTCGTGCCGCTGCGCGGTGTGCGCGACGAAGTTCATCTCCGGATCCAGTGGCCGGTCGCAGTTGATCGTGGGCGGGACGATGCCGTCCCGGATGGCCAGTCCGCACACGATCAACTCGACCGCGCCGCCCGCGCCGATCATGTGCCCGGTCATCGACTTGGTGGAGCTGACCGGGATCCGGGTGGCCCGCTCGCCCAGCACCTCGCGGATCGAGCGCACCTCCCTGGCATCGCCCAGCGGGGTGCTGGTGCCGTGCGCGTTGATGTAGTCGATCTCCGCGGGCGCCACGCCGGCGTCCCGCAGCGCCTCCCGCATGGCCGCCTTCGCCCCGGTGCCCTCCGGGTGCGGGGCGGTCCAGTGGTGCGCGTCCGAGGTGGCGCCGAACCCGGCCACCTCGGCCAGGATCGGCGCGCCACGCTCGATCGCGTGCTCGGCAGCCTCCAGCACCACCACGCCCGCGCCGGAACTCATCACGAAGCCGT contains:
- a CDS encoding isopenicillin N synthase family dioxygenase — its product is MNHIPVIDLAARHTAAGKALLAKEIGAACATSGFYVIVGHDVPKELIDRMIAVTNAFFRLPEREKDLPSFRSAGGTTARSMDLESPPDLCESFTAHVTGELPESEREQLGDYRASWKQANTWPRDPSDFKETWHEYLTALSGLAAELLRLSALALGFEEGHFDERFDRHVSALVANYYYPQLTPPLPGQLRRGAHTDFGCLTVLYQEDDLGGLQVWQGQQWVDVRAIPGSFVVNIGDLMALWTGGAWRSTLHRVVNPLQGNTSSRLSVPFFYQPNHDAPAENGTAGQWITQKMEKLFLGVNLVAASTGTSGHIPATFDSNPA
- a CDS encoding carboxylesterase/lipase family protein, which encodes MSGWLRRLFPLMLALIAVAAGLPATAAEPLVARTEAGLVRGLAGGQVREYQGIPFAEPPVGELRWAAPRPVRSWRGVRPAVAPGPRCAQTASGEGPATAAEDCLYLNVTAPAGQIGRKPVLVWVHGGGFIWGAGSSYHAQRLAAQGDVVVVTVNYRLGAFGFLAHPELGAAGGAFGLQDQVAALQWVRRNIGGFGGDPGNVTLLGESAGAFSICALLTVPATKPLIDRAIVQSGSCSVHLPRNGTFPGSGEYRLLVPRAQLEALGVDAASTLNCPDLACLRRVDAQRWLDTGLINHFSQAGFHTDLLPEDPAAVLHAGRAHQVPMIMGFTRDELRLHTGSALVGGASYDYEHLMRDSFGPRAKEIGAAYPLTGSDKYTSALAWSAVSTDAGWACPTLADAQAFNRGQAPVYTYVFADRDAPNLGYQAPADFPLGAYHGSELQYLFWDAPAEPGRLGLAGDLIRHWAQFARHGDPNLAGAPGWPRFDGVNAQSFSPRDTGSVNAGAQHHCRLWTAR